A part of Chlorocebus sabaeus isolate Y175 chromosome 4, mChlSab1.0.hap1, whole genome shotgun sequence genomic DNA contains:
- the DNAJC21 gene encoding dnaJ homolog subfamily C member 21 isoform X2 yields the protein MRSGGRRHRPLRAPACRIPRRLPPPRAFTDPHRRRCRRRRARWLAQCGRRAPAGEDCQRRRRRRFGRGSGPGPDPVPGPSASRLPDRAMKCHYEALGVRRDASEEELKKAYRKLALKWHPDKNLDNAAEAAEQFKLIQAAYDVLSDPQERAWYDNHREALLKGGLDGEYQDDSLDLLRYFTVTCYSGYGDDEKGFYTVYRNVFEMIAKEELESVLEEEVDDFPTFGDSQSDYDTVVHPFYAYWQSFCTQKNFAWKEEYDTRQASNRWEKRAMEKENKKVRDKARKEKNELVRQLVAFIRKRDKRVQAHRKLVEEQNAEKARKAEEMRRQQKLKQAKLAEQYREQSWMTMANLEKELQEMEARYEKEFGDGSDENEMEEHELKDGEDGKNSDEAEDAELYDDLYCPACDKSFKTEKALSKKQKKKKQKPAQNYDDNFNVNGTGEGVKLDPEDTNLNQDSTKELEDSPQENVSVTEIIKPCDDPKSETKSVPKPKGKKTKDMKKPVKVPAEPQAMSDVLISCTTCHSEFPSRNKLFDHLKATGHARAPSSSSLNSATSSRSKKEKRKNR from the exons ATGCGAAGCGGCGGCCGTCGGCACCGCCCCCTCCGCGCTCCCGCGTGCCGCATCCCGCGTCGTCTGCCGCCACCGCGCGCCTTCACTGACCCTCACCGCCGCCGCTGTCGCCGCCGCCGCGCTCGCTGGCTGGCCCAGTGCGGGCGGCGGGCTCCCGCCGGAGAAGACTGccagcgccgccgccgccgccgcttcgGCCGGGGCTCGGGCCCGGGCCCCGACCCCGTCCCGGGCCCCAGCGCCAGCCGCTTGCCCGATCGGGCGATGAAGTGTCACTATGAGGCGCTGGGGGTGCGGCGCGACGCCAGCGAGGAGGAGCTCAAGAAGGCCTATCGGAAGCTGGCCCTGAAATGGCACCCGG ATAAAAATCTGGATAATGCCGCAGAAGCAGCTGAACAATTTAAATTAATCCAGGCAGCATATGACGTGTTGAGTGACCCTCAGGAAAGAGCATG gtatGATAATCATAGAGAGGCCCTACTTAAAGGTGGGCTTGATGGCGAATATCAAGATGACAGCTTAGATTTGCTACGCTATTTCACGGTTACCTGTTACTCTGGTTATGGAGATGATGAAAAG GGCTTTTACACGGTGTATCGTAATGTTTTTGAAATGATTGCCAAAGAAGAACTAGAATCGGTGTTAGAGGAAGAGGTTGATGATTTCCCAACTTTTGGAGACTCCCAGAGTGACTATGATACg GTAGTCCATCCTTTCTACGCTTATTGGCAGAGTTTCTGTACTCAAAAGAATTTTGCATGGAAGGAAGAATATGATACACGACAAGCTTCAAACCGCTGGGAAAAACGAgccatggaaaaagaaaacaaaaaggttcgggacaaagcaaggaaagagaagaatgagcTTGTCCGTCAGCTGGTAGCTTTCATTCGTAAAAGAGATAAAAGAGTGCAGGCTCATCGAAAACTTGTGGAAGAACAGAATGCAGAGAAGGCAAGGAAAGCCGAAGAGATGAGGCGGCAGCAGAAGCTAAAGCAGGCCAA ACTGGCGGAGCAGTACAGAGAACAGAGCTGGATGACTATGGCGAATTTGGAGAAGGAgctccaggagatggaggcacgGTACGAGAAGGAGTTTGGAGATGGGTCGGATGAAAACGAAATGGAAGAACATGAACTCAAAGATGGGGAGGATG GTAAAAACAGTGATGAGGCTGAGGACGCTGAGCTCTATGATGACCTCTACTGCCCAGCATGTGACAAATCGTTCAAGACAGAAAAGGc GCTTtctaaaaaacagaagaaaaagaaacagaaaccagcACAG AATTATGATGACAATTTCAATGTAAATGGAACTGGAGAAGGAGTAAAGCTTGATCCAGAAGATACTAATTTAAATCAAGACAGTACCAAAGAATTGGAAGATAGTCCCCAGGAAAATGTCAGTGTCACAGAGATCATTAAACCATGTGATGATCCAAAAAGTGAAACTAAAAG tgTTCCTAaacccaaaggaaagaaaaccaaagataTGAAAAAACCTGTCAAAGTACCTGCTGAACCACAGGCAATG AGTGATGTTCTTATCAGCTGTACAACCTGCCATAGTGAATTTCCATCCCGGAATAAACTTTTTGACCATCTAAAGGCCACAGGTCATGCAAGAGCACCTTCATCATCATCTTTAAACAGTGCAACAAGTAGtcgaagcaagaaagagaaacgTAAAAACAGATAG
- the DNAJC21 gene encoding dnaJ homolog subfamily C member 21 isoform X1 has product MRSGGRRHRPLRAPACRIPRRLPPPRAFTDPHRRRCRRRRARWLAQCGRRAPAGEDCQRRRRRRFGRGSGPGPDPVPGPSASRLPDRAMKCHYEALGVRRDASEEELKKAYRKLALKWHPDKNLDNAAEAAEQFKLIQAAYDVLSDPQERAWYDNHREALLKGGLDGEYQDDSLDLLRYFTVTCYSGYGDDEKGFYTVYRNVFEMIAKEELESVLEEEVDDFPTFGDSQSDYDTVVHPFYAYWQSFCTQKNFAWKEEYDTRQASNRWEKRAMEKENKKVRDKARKEKNELVRQLVAFIRKRDKRVQAHRKLVEEQNAEKARKAEEMRRQQKLKQAKLAEQYREQSWMTMANLEKELQEMEARYEKEFGDGSDENEMEEHELKDGEDGKNSDEAEDAELYDDLYCPACDKSFKTEKAMKNHEKSKKHREMVALLKQQLEEEEENFSRPQIDESPLDDNSEEEMEDAPKQKLSKKQKKKKQKPAQNYDDNFNVNGTGEGVKLDPEDTNLNQDSTKELEDSPQENVSVTEIIKPCDDPKSETKSVPKPKGKKTKDMKKPVKVPAEPQAMSDVLISCTTCHSEFPSRNKLFDHLKATGHARAPSSSSLNSATSSRSKKEKRKNR; this is encoded by the exons ATGCGAAGCGGCGGCCGTCGGCACCGCCCCCTCCGCGCTCCCGCGTGCCGCATCCCGCGTCGTCTGCCGCCACCGCGCGCCTTCACTGACCCTCACCGCCGCCGCTGTCGCCGCCGCCGCGCTCGCTGGCTGGCCCAGTGCGGGCGGCGGGCTCCCGCCGGAGAAGACTGccagcgccgccgccgccgccgcttcgGCCGGGGCTCGGGCCCGGGCCCCGACCCCGTCCCGGGCCCCAGCGCCAGCCGCTTGCCCGATCGGGCGATGAAGTGTCACTATGAGGCGCTGGGGGTGCGGCGCGACGCCAGCGAGGAGGAGCTCAAGAAGGCCTATCGGAAGCTGGCCCTGAAATGGCACCCGG ATAAAAATCTGGATAATGCCGCAGAAGCAGCTGAACAATTTAAATTAATCCAGGCAGCATATGACGTGTTGAGTGACCCTCAGGAAAGAGCATG gtatGATAATCATAGAGAGGCCCTACTTAAAGGTGGGCTTGATGGCGAATATCAAGATGACAGCTTAGATTTGCTACGCTATTTCACGGTTACCTGTTACTCTGGTTATGGAGATGATGAAAAG GGCTTTTACACGGTGTATCGTAATGTTTTTGAAATGATTGCCAAAGAAGAACTAGAATCGGTGTTAGAGGAAGAGGTTGATGATTTCCCAACTTTTGGAGACTCCCAGAGTGACTATGATACg GTAGTCCATCCTTTCTACGCTTATTGGCAGAGTTTCTGTACTCAAAAGAATTTTGCATGGAAGGAAGAATATGATACACGACAAGCTTCAAACCGCTGGGAAAAACGAgccatggaaaaagaaaacaaaaaggttcgggacaaagcaaggaaagagaagaatgagcTTGTCCGTCAGCTGGTAGCTTTCATTCGTAAAAGAGATAAAAGAGTGCAGGCTCATCGAAAACTTGTGGAAGAACAGAATGCAGAGAAGGCAAGGAAAGCCGAAGAGATGAGGCGGCAGCAGAAGCTAAAGCAGGCCAA ACTGGCGGAGCAGTACAGAGAACAGAGCTGGATGACTATGGCGAATTTGGAGAAGGAgctccaggagatggaggcacgGTACGAGAAGGAGTTTGGAGATGGGTCGGATGAAAACGAAATGGAAGAACATGAACTCAAAGATGGGGAGGATG GTAAAAACAGTGATGAGGCTGAGGACGCTGAGCTCTATGATGACCTCTACTGCCCAGCATGTGACAAATCGTTCAAGACAGAAAAGGc CATGAAAAATCACGAGAAGTCAAAGAAGCATCGGGAAATGGTGGCCTTGCTAAAACaacagctggaggaggaggaagaaaattttTCAAGACCTCAGATTGATGAAAGTCCATTAGATGACAATTCTGAGGAAGAAATGGAAGATGCACCAAAACAAAA GCTTtctaaaaaacagaagaaaaagaaacagaaaccagcACAG AATTATGATGACAATTTCAATGTAAATGGAACTGGAGAAGGAGTAAAGCTTGATCCAGAAGATACTAATTTAAATCAAGACAGTACCAAAGAATTGGAAGATAGTCCCCAGGAAAATGTCAGTGTCACAGAGATCATTAAACCATGTGATGATCCAAAAAGTGAAACTAAAAG tgTTCCTAaacccaaaggaaagaaaaccaaagataTGAAAAAACCTGTCAAAGTACCTGCTGAACCACAGGCAATG AGTGATGTTCTTATCAGCTGTACAACCTGCCATAGTGAATTTCCATCCCGGAATAAACTTTTTGACCATCTAAAGGCCACAGGTCATGCAAGAGCACCTTCATCATCATCTTTAAACAGTGCAACAAGTAGtcgaagcaagaaagagaaacgTAAAAACAGATAG
- the BRIX1 gene encoding ribosome biogenesis protein BRX1 homolog, with amino-acid sequence MAATKRKRRGGLAVQAKKPKRNEKDAAPPAKRHTNAEEVEEEERDRIPGPVCKGKWKNKERILIFSSRGINFRTRHLMQDLRMLMPHSKADTKMDRKDKLFVINEVCEMKNCNKCIYFEAKKKQDLYMWLSNSPHGPSAKFLVQNIHTLAELKMTGNCLKGSRPLLSFDPAFDELPHYALLKELFIQIFSTPRYHPKSQPFVDHVFTFTILDNRIWFRNFQIIEEDAALVEIGPRFVLNLIKIFQGSFGGPTLYENPHYQSPNMHRRVIRSITAAKYREKQQVKDVQKLRKKEPKTLLPHDPTADVFVTPAEEKPIEIQWVKPEPKVDLKARKKRIYKRQRKMKQRMDSGKKK; translated from the exons ATGGCGGCAACCAAGAGGAAACGGCGTGGAGGATTGGCAGTTCAGGCGAAGAAGCCAAAAAGAAACGAAAAAGATGCCGCGCCGCCAGCTAAGCGGCACACCAACgcagaggaggtggaggaagaagagagggaccGGATCCCAGGCCCTGTTTGCAAG ggcAAGTGGAAAAATAAGGAACGGATTCTCATCTTTTCTTCCAGAGGAATAAATTTCAGGACAAGACATTTAATGCAGGACTTGAGAATGTTGATGCCTCATTCTAAAGCAG atacTAAAATGGATCGTAAGGATAAGCTATTTGTGATTAACGAG GTTTGTGAAATGAAGAACtgtaataaatgcatatattttgaagctaAGAAAAAACAAGATCTCTATATGTG GCTTTCAAATTCACCTCATGGACCGTCTGCTAAATTCCTTGTTCAAAATA TTCATACCCTTGCTGAACTAAAGATGACTGGAAACTGTTTGAAAGGTTCTCGGCCCCTTTTGTCTTTTGACCCT GCTTTTGATGAATTACCACATTATGCTTTGTTAAAAGAACTCTTCATTCAG ATCTTTAGTACACCACGGTATCATCCCAAAAGCCAACCATTTGTGGACCATGTGTTTACTTTCACCATTTTGGATAATAGGATATGGTTTCGGAACTTTCAG ATCATAGAAGAAGATGCTGCTCTTGTAGAAATAGGACCTCGTTTTGTCTTAAATCTCATAAAGATTTTCCAGGGAAGTTTTGGAGGACCAACTTTATATGAAAATCCTCACTACCAGTCACCAAACATG catcgGCGTGTCATAAGATCCATCACAGCTGCAAAATACAGAGAGAAACAGCAAGTGAAAGATGTGcaaaaactgagaaagaaagagCCGAAGACTCTTCTTCCACATGATCCCACTGCAGATGTTTTTGTAACGCCAGCTGAGGAGAAACCAATAGAAATACAGTGGGTAAAACCAGAGCCAAAAGTTGAtttgaaagcaagaaagaaacgGATTtacaaaaggcaaagaaaaatgaaacagaggatggacagtgggaaaaaaaaataa